actgaggcacaatgatTTGGGCAGGGTCACTGGCAGAACTTGGAATAAAACTCAGCTCTCCCATCCAGTGCCCTCTCCGCTGGCTCCTGGAGGGGGTCAGCCAAGAGGCTGGGGACGGAGTGGGCCACTGGAGCTGAACGTTCCTCCCACTCCGTGGCTTGTGGGATGCGCTCCCTGCCGCTGTCCCTTGAAGTACCGAGAGACCTAACTGAGACAGGACCCCATTCTTCTAGGTGCTGTCACATTCTAATGGGACAAGACAGCTCAAGGGAGGAGTAGAACTCCCTCTGCTTCacgggtggggaaactgaggcacggagccatCAAGTGACTAGGCCAAGGTTCCCCGGGGAAGCTGTGGCGGAGCCAAGCAGGGAAGCAAGATCTCATGAGTCCCGGTTCAAAGCCATTGCCCTGCTGGCCACGTGTTTCCCCTGAGCCGAATCCACTTCAAACCAGCaaacaacattttaatgaaataaaagccGAGCAGCTTGTTCCGCTGCGTCCTGCTCGGAGCTGGGGGGGTCTGGCTTGATCAAAGGCTCCTGCCGGTTATTATCTAGTTGTAAGGATGTAATTGGCTCCCGGCGTGGGCAATCTGCCGACTCCCTCCAAGCCCGCTCCTTCCCCAGGGCTCTTTATGGGTCCATTAAAGGCGCATCCCTGTGGGTGTTATTGCCTGCAGCTCTTGCACCGAAGGCAAAGCGTGTTTCCCCCGGTGGAAAGCGTTTTATGAGTCTCTGGCTCTTCGGAAATGAGCCGGGTGGCAGGTGCCCAGCTGCCGGGGGGTTAACTCAATGGGCTGTGAATGGAACTCGGGCTTGGAGGCCTCGTTGCTGGGTGCTCGAAGCGTCTCTGTCCTCCGGCTGGGGTGTCCAGTCAGTTTAACTGCGCTGGTCCCCAGGCGGTCCCCCTACCTTTCCCAGCAGGGCAGGCGCGGGAAGGGGCATTGCCTGGGGCATGGATTGGCTCCCATCCTGGCAGTCTCAACCAGGAGTCCCTGCGCGCCGGTGGATCTCCTGGGGGAGGACAGGGCCGGATTTCCACTGATGCACAGTAGGCACGTGCCTAGGGGCGCCGGTGTTCTAGGGGCACCTAAAAGTAAAAAGTGGGTTCAAAGTTAATACAGCTCCCCAGCGGGTGGCCGGGCTCCTGGCGCGGGTTGGTGGCCGGCCAGcgtgtggggctggagcagggtgagcGTCCGAATCAGCCCGCCTAGAGGTGCTGAATGTTCTGAGTGTCCCAGCCCCTTCCTAATCTCAGCCGCCCCCACCCCGTGCCGGGCAGGGAGGGGTTGGGGCGTGGCTGGTGCCCCCTTCATTTGCACTGACAGAGCACGGCTGCTGCACACCGGGCTGCGGGAGGGACGGAAGACACTCGGGGACCACTCGCCGTGGGGAGGGGTACAGGCCCCTCCTTGCACCTCGCCAGGGGTGCGTTGGCTGCACCCCGGCTCGGGCTGGGAGCGCTGGGCACAGCGGAGGGTCTCGTGCTTTCCCGGGGAGGTTGCATTTAtagttcttttcattttattttttacggAAAACACGAAGGTCAGCGATAGGCGGGGAGGCGCGCGCTGAAGAAGCTGCGCCTAGGGGTGCGTTAGGTGTGGGAGGGTCATTGCTCGCCCTGCCATTGCTCGCgctgtccctgctctggagaTAACCGGGGACCCCTTCCGGCAGCCCTACATTCGCTTTCAAACATTCGGAAACTCCCAGGATGCTTCagaggctgggcccagccccctgcccccaaagggaATAAGTGCCCGTCGgtccccccagctgggcttcgCCAAGTTCCCATGGGCCGGGAGTTCCTTGCCACCCAGCCCGAAGCCAAGAGCAGGAGGAATTTCTGACGGGCCGACGGCTGTTGAGTATGCTGAGAGCTGCAGGTGAAATGTCCTTGGCCTTGGGAGACTAGAGGCAGGTGGGTCAGTTGGACTTCCAGGGGCTTCCACTGCAGAGAAAATGTTGGGTTCCTGGAGGTGGAGAATCCTGTTGGGCTGTTAACCCCTGTCCTGCTGCACGCAGGGCCCCACCATGGGCCCTTCAGCCGGCGCGACAGTGACATCTCCACAGTTCCTTTCGAAGCTGAGCTGAGTCGGCGTGACGCCCCATAGAGCTGCACGGGGGCTCTGCCTGGCCGGCGTGATTGCAAAGGGGTCTCACAGAAAGGCAGAGATGGTGACAGGCCGAGCACAGTGTGGTTGTAATGACCCTACATTGCATGTAGATAACACCTGTCACCCCCGCATCTCAAAGCCTCTTGCCCAGattattacagatggggaaactgaggcatggcaagCCAGACTAGTCCAAGGTGACCTACCGATTGTCTCCTCCTCCACCCAGACGTTCTGTCCCAGTGTGGGCAGCGACAGGGAACGTCAACACACTAATCTTCTCATCGCTTCGACCAACCTGAAGTTCAGCTACTACGAGGCCCAAGGAGCAATAGGTCTGAAGAGGACTGAATTGTAACAAAGCACTTGCCATAGGTACGGGAAGTaggggtgcggggggtgctgcagtggCCCCGTGCcccgcttcccagctgctggttctgtgcataaaacctgggggtgttTCCAGTGCCtatgccctgctccctgtcctccaCCCATGCTCCGCTCCCCAACCTCACCTGGGGCCCGAGGCCTAGCGCCTGCCCCAACTCCGCTTCTAGACCTCCACTCCCAGACCTCTGCTCCTGGGGCCCtgtgcctggctccctgctcgGTGAGGGCCCTATTCCcagggctccactcccagccccagctgtggcctcaccccccttacccctgtctgggtCCTCCCATCCCggagacacagccctgctcccagcctcgggggtgtggggaggggataggggaagggggttggctttcagcacccccactactaaagatgttccagcacctctggcacTAGCAGACAACGCATACAGAAGGGGAGATTGTTGACAAGAACAGGAGCTCGGGTGGCTGTATTAGCCAGCCAATCTCTGAGTAAAGTACCTGATTCCTAATCTCAAGCACTTTTTAACGTGTTGATTTTCATAACACAGCAGAGAGACTTTCACAATCTAACCAGGCTGGTTGGTTAGGTGGCAATCGAGATTTTTCAGTGCTACTGCCCAGAGTGAATGATCTGCGGTTGAGACATACAATTCAAATGGAGGTTTAGAACAAAGAGGCCTTTCTCGTGCCGGTTTGACGTTGTGGTTCTGGACAGTTGGACGTTCACAAtgatcaatttatttatttaccagtCGCTGAACATGGGCAGGAATTCAATCCAATCTCTCTTGGCCCCTGGTCATGGAGCTGTGAGTGAAGTGGAGCCGATCTCTTGCGATGATAGTCTGAGCTGTTCGGTTTTGTTTCCTGTGTCGGAACTGCCCGGCTTGTGGACAGGTGATTTTTGTAGACGTTGCTCTTTAAATAAACCAAAGCAATATCAAGAATTACATCTCTAGCTATTTATAGCTATGGACAACTACTTATTCATGTTCTCACGTACGTGGCTTTTTAGATCAACAATTCATTTAAATCTGGGGGTTTTAAAGGCCTTTTTTGTACATTTTGCTGCTTTGTCTTCTGGTTGAAGGGGGCACCGTGTGCAGTAGCTTAGACTCTTGCTCAGAGTGTCATGGGATCTTTCACAGCCATGAGTGGGCATATGAGTAACTTGGTTTTATGCCTGAGTTTAAAAAAAGGTTGGCGCTCCCTCCAGCAAGCACCCCCCATTGGGTCGACCACGCCGCTTCCtccagcacagcgccccctattGGGTCGACCacgccgctccctgcagcacagcgccccctattGGGTCAGCCACGCCGCTCGCTCTAGCAAGCGCTCCCTATTGGGTCAGCCACGCCGCTCCCTCCAGCAAGCGCCCCCTATTGGGTCGACCACGCCGCTCCCTGCAGCAAGCGCCCCCCTATTGGGTCGACCacgccgctccctgcagcacagcgccccctattGGGTCGGCCACATGGCTCCCTCCAGCAAGCGCCCCCTGTTGGGTCGGCCTCCAGCACAGCGTCCCCAGCCCCGTCCTGTGATGTTGGGCTCAGCACTGACTCTGAAGAGCGaatgccccctgctgagccccctccaactcctctcccccccacccagcgtCGTGGGTTGTCCTTGGGGGCCCTGGCCAAACACTGATCAGACCTGACCTTTGTAAGTTCCTTGGCGGCAGGGAGGTGGTGGTCTCCTGTTtgtacatagattcatagattcatagattctaggactggaagggacctcgagaggtcatcgagtccagtcccctgcccgcatggcaggaccaatacTTTCTAGACAtccccggggtggggggaggatccAAACGACAGGAAGGCTGCGGAGATCTTACACCATCTGTGCAGGCTGGTGTTGCTTAGACAGGAAATGTTGTTGCTTATTCATGAGCCGGTTAGGCTCTCTAGGGCACGTCACCGTCCCAGCGGTCTGGGCAGAGAATAACGCTGCAATGTGGTCTCTTTCCCGGCAGGAGGCTCCGGCCTGTCCTGGGGGAGAGCGGAGGATGAGCCCCGTGCCCCCGTCTGCAGCGTCGCCCGGCTGTTGTCACGCGGTACAGGCTGACCCCGTTCCGACCTGCCACCGGCACTGAGCGGAAGGATGAATGCTTCCGGGGATGCAGAGAGCATCCGGAGGTGCATCATCTGGCTCTCAGGCCCACTCTCGCTCGTCATCATCCTGGCCAACCTCTTCATCATCCTCGGGATCCTCTGCAACCGGAAGCTGCCCAGAGCCGCCAGCTGGTTCTTTCTCAGCCTCCTATTTGCTGATCTCCTGGCCGGGGTGGCCCTGCCCTTCATCCCCAGGATGCAGTTTGAGATTAGCCGGGGCTACCACAGCTGCTTCTTCGTTCACGTGACCCCCAACTACTTCTTCCTCGCCTTCCTGGCCAACCTGCTGGCAGTGCACTACGAGAAGTACCTGTGCATCCGCTACCCGCTGCACTACCACCACTTCTGGGTGCACCGCTGGGTGCCCCTCTGCCTGCTGCTGACCTGGGCGCTGCCTTTGCTCTTTGCCTGCCTGCCGGTGCTGGGGTGGAACCAGTGGGGACCCAACTCCAACTGCTCCTACAAACAGATCTTCCCCCCTGCCTACCTCTACCTGGAGATCTACGGCTTCCTCATCCCCTCCATCCTGGCCTTGGCCTTCATGTCCACCCAGATGCTGCGGGTGGCCAGGCACCAGCTGCAGGAGATCAAGAAGGTGCTGCGCTCCGTGCACCAAGGCCAGGGCCCCtcggagctggagcagcagctggagctgagGCACGCCAAGTGCATCGCCAGCCTCTTCCTGATCTTCCTGGTGTGCTGGGTGCCCTACGTGGCCGGCCTGCACGTCTCGGTGCTGGCCATCCAGAACCACATCTCCATTGACAAAAACACCCTCCTCATCCTCACCTGCGTGGGCAGTGGCAGCGCCGCCGTGGTACCCATCATCCTGGGGCTTAGCAACCGCCAGTACACCCAGTTCTGGAGGGACATGGCGGCCAAGGGCTACGCTGGCTGCAGGGCGCGGTGCTGCGAGCGAGGGGAGGCCGGACGCCACCAGGATGGGACGTCACAGAGCAGGGCCCCTTGTCCTCCGGCAGAAGGGctggcttcagctcccagctGATGTCCTGGCCCCTGTGATGGAGACGCCAAACCTGCGACCGTGGCCTCTTGCCACAACAAGACAAGGCTGGGATTCACTGGAGATGCAGCCGCTGGGGGGTCAACGTGGACCTTCCGGAGGGATCCAGTGATTTACTGGGCCGTTATATTTTAATGACTGAGGCGGGTAGGTAACCTCAtcctcccccgcccacacacagAGGCTGGGCTGGTCATTGCTGTTTTCTGCACTTTGGTTGGTCTAAAGAGCAAGCGTGGGTCTCATGCTCCGTCCAATCAGATTTCGGTACGTTCGTTTTTCAAAGAGATTCCGTGAACGATCTCGGCTTCTGAGTGGCCGGTTCCTCACTACACGATCCACCCTCCTGCAACCGGATTGGCTGGGGTGGCTTCCATCTGGTGTGCTTCCATCCCACGACGATGCTCATCAATTATATTTGTCCCCCGGGGGTAAGACCTGAGTTTCTGGGCTGGTGTGGGACCCGATCCTGCCAGGGTCTAAAGGGTGCCCTGACCTCTCAGGGTCAGGGCCGCCAGCATTCTCAGATCCTTTGCTGAGGTTAACCCCGAGGTGAATGTGTGACGTCGCTGCGCCCCGTGGGTGCAGACTACAGGGCGACGTCTGAGGCCCTCTATTCTTGCTGCCAATGGGGCTGGGAATTCCTGGGGCCCCAGTACCCTCGCTGGTGCAACTTGAAGAGACTCCCTCCCTCCAAGTGCGATTAGACGAGAGCACCCCCTAAACAGTGGGGTTACCGCTGCTTGGGTCCCAAATCGGACTAGGGCCCGGCACCCCCGTGGGGCCAGAGACAGGAACTTCCAGGGCTTATATCGCTGCAAGGCAGAGCTCCGTTAGCAGCCGCTTTTCCTTCCTGTTCCCGCTAAGccgagctgctgctgtgtctgcccGCAAAGCAGGAAACCAGAAACTCCGTTTCTATGTGGGTAAAAACCGCAGCCCCCAGTGAGCAGCGTTGGCGGAGACAGAAAATGACTGGCTGGAGACCTTCcttggtggggagaggagcctATGGGATTCAGGCACCTTCGCCCCCTGTACGCTGGTGCCCAGGGCCGTCTCGGGCCTAGGTGCCCTTCAGCCTGGCTTCATGCATGGTCCACCTCAGACCACCTCTCCCGCTGAGAGGCACAAGCGTCAGGCCatggagcagggaaggaggaTCCCGTGTGGCGGGGTCCCGGCACCTGGAGTGGTCAGTTCTGGGCACACTAACCCCCCCAACCCAGATCCTGGACTCAGCCCAATGCCTCCCGCTGCGGGCTAATGCGTTTGCTGCTGGGCCCTGTTCCTCGTCCTGCTTGTGCGTCACTGGTTGGCAGCGGGGGGAGCCCTGCTGAACGGGGGAGGGAGTCGGCTGAGCCCGGGATCCCGGCTCTCCTGGAGTGGATAGTCCGGTTACCACTTCCTCGGTCGCTGCAGCATGTTCCCACCCACTGTTTATCCCACAGCGCAGCTCTTCTGCTTTGccactgtttatttttttccatgacgCTGTTTCCAGGCCTCGTGGGGAACTTCCATCCCGGCTGGGCCTGCCCCACCAGCCGGCTCCAGGGCCCCGTTTCTGGGCTCCCTCCTTGTTTAGCGGGCGATTTCTGGGGATGGCAGTGTTGGGATCGAGCCTTGTCCCATCACTCTCCGGACCCGGatccagccctgcccaggagctgggggtgggggaaggacccTGAGGGGGCTGGGACACGCCACGGAGAGACCAGCCCGTTTTTTATGTCCAGTGGCTGTGAGTGAGGTTAGTGTTGAGGGAAGGGAACAGAACAAGGACATCCAGGGCCAGGTCTCTCCAAACGGCTCCACCAGCACCCCCAAATCCTgatccccagcccccccagatATTCTACTCCgggcccccaccccactctgctgATGTCCCTCCCAGCTGAGCTGTGGCCGCCCCAGGGTGCCCCCACCACCCAGGCCAGGCCGGCGTGGGCTGGAGAACAGCCAGATGCCGGAGCGGAGCGAGACGGGCCCCCGACGGCTCTGTCCCCGTCAGGTCTCTGGGGACCTGCAGCCACTGGTTCGATCGCCGAGTCCCAGTGCGTCATTATAAACCAGCACGGTGCACAAGAggcagtggtgggagggggatccCCAGGAGCCCCCCAAAGCTGGCCAGGGCGAGGACTGTCTGAGGCAGGCTGCCCCCTtctgtgtgtgtgcgagagatGGAAAGGGGGCGCTCCTTTGTCTATACATTTCCTGGGGGTTCTGTTGCCTGCATGCCCCCCACCTGAGTCCACGTGCCAGCCTGCAGCACCCCTATTCTCCCCCCATTAGCTCTGGATGTGGGTGTCCATTTGGATGCGTCCCGTTCCCCTCTGGAGTCCTGCTGCCCTGATTGTGgggtccccttccccccacagggCTTCCTTCCAACTCCTGGTGCCCTGAATCTTCTCTGGGGCCCCCCAGTCAGTCCTGGGGCTCATATCTCACACCCCTGGCCCTGGTGCCTGCGTTGTCCCTTCCCCTATCTATGCCATCTCAGAGCCGTGTCCTGTTTTCCATATCACCCACCTCTTTGCTAAGCAAATGGGCGAGCCCCGGGATTTGCATAGGGAGCTGGCGCCATTGGAGAGACACGCAGGGCCTGCTGGCCCTTCACAGCAGCAACGggactgggggtgctgctgccgcaccctctggcttgaagtcgtaataacaaacaccatcatcctccccgccccagcccagttGGGTCTGTCCCTCCACCTGTTTGCATGCGCCCTCTCGGGGTTTGCATAGCCCTGGGTGCGCCTTTCCTGGCTCGCCCGCAGCCCGCCACCTCTGCTGCTGGTCTCGTGGCTTCCCTTCCTTCTCTGTTAGCAGGGAGACGAACCAGAGCAGGAGaaccagtttgaaccagtatttCTACCTGAACCAGACCCAGaattttctcctgcctgccaaaCCCCCCGGAAAGGTGGCTAACAGAAAGGGCCAGCATTTTTTGAGCTCACTTTTAAAAAAGCTGCTAGGATCGTACGTTTGTTAGTAGCCAAGCCAAGGCAAGAGGCATGTGATTGTGGCCAGAAAGGCCTGGCCCAGGCCGATGTGGATGGGCTGAGACTAGAAGGAGGCCAGCCCCcaagagcagggagggagagggaggcagcgGGAGGCCCAGAGCTAGCCGACCACTTTCTGAGACTCCAGCCCAGGGAGAGAAGAGGTGGGATTGTCCCTTAGCAATAACTCTTCAAACCCAGGGGGAAAGGTAATGGTTCGCtaatccttctcctcctccagcaggTCTCCTTctacccatccccaccccctggggcAGCTCCTCACGCCAACTGCCCCAGGCCCCAAGTTCCAATGTCTCTTTTCACCGCTCGGGTCCAATACGCCCGCGCAGGTATCAGAAGATGGTTCTTGAGTTCGCGCAAAGTGTTCATAAAAAAACGACTGTTTGTTCGACAGCCCAAAAAACACTAGGAAAACTCCTGTGAAATGAAAGTTAACAAATAAATGACTGGTCAAACAATCAGAAGAGTTTCCGTTTTCCGTTTCGACTCTCTTTTTGGAGTTTGCGCCCACTAATATTGAGATTTGAGCTGAGCCGGTAACCGAACCGTTATTGTCTTTTGGTGGCTTGAACCAGACCCGGACCCAAACACCCTGAATGCAACTGAACCTGGGCCTGAACCGAACCAAAATAGATACCGGGCCGACGCCCTGCCCTTAGCACTGCCCAGGAGTGCGGCTGTAGCAGATGAGGTCAGAGGTCTCCTTCATCCCCTTACGATTCTGACCAGCCTCAGCGTCTCTCACTGTCTGGCAGAACTGGGCATCTTCCCAGCATGTACCAGCTGGCTGGCGGGACAATGTGCTGCTAGTGAGGGCACCGGTGTGGGCGTGAAGGAGACTGCCCTCAGAGGGGAGCAACCAGTGTTGCTGGAGATGGGCAAGACACTAGACCCCCCCCGGGTGACTGTCCCAGACCTATAAGGAATAGGAGCAATTGTCACGGGGCATCtctggctcagggagggggaacTATGGGGAAGGTGGACCGCGGTTTCAATGGCATTACACTGGATCTCCCGCATTGACAACGAGAGCAGAATTCGGCCAGACACCTTCACCGTTTGCCCTTGGTTACATTTGGACACTGGCTGTTCCCTCCGGCCTGGCCTGCTTTGTGCCAGGAGCCCACAGTACAGAACCAGGGCAAATCAAACGGGATCCGAACACAGCCAAACCTTGGAACCAAAGTCCAGGAGCCAAACAACCACTCAACTGCTTTGCATTTGTGTTGCTACCTAGCTATCGCCCACCAGCAATGGGTGCATGGGGCAGCAGAGACCTTGTCTTGTCATTTGGCTGCCACAGAGTTAATATAGGCAGGACATCTTCCCCTTCTCTCAGGCTTAGACCCAGTCCCCATGCTGTAGCCCAAACGATCTGCTCTCTGGGTGACTGTGTTGGGCAGGTGAAGGTGTTAATGTGGTTTGAAGGATGCCCATGGTCATATACCTGCAGTGAGGCCCCCTACCTGTGAGCTCCCAAGCTAAGGCGCCTCGAGTGGCTGGCACTTGGATGGGAGATGCTCCAGGTAAAAATTCATAgggttgaaggccagaagggacctttccgataatctagtctgaccagGCCCGTGATTCCTTCATCATCCCCGTCACTTCTGTTTGGGCTAGAGCATCCAGTCATGAATTCCAGCGATGAAAGCTCCAGGTGAGTTGTTCCAGTGGGTAATTACCCCGGTACCAATTCCAGTGATAACGCAATCCCTGCGTGTCTAGCTAgggaagtgcttggagatctctCACGGTGaaaggcagcagagagagagacgcaGGGCAGGGTTCTTGCGCCCATTCACAGGGGAAGTGAAAAGAGGCCCCCCGATTTCATTGCCTGAGCTGATGGCCTGAGTTGACCTGGGAAGCTCAGGCCATCCCTGGAGTCTCATCTTGCAACCAGAAAGAGGATCTGCAGCCGCACCTCACTTCTGCTTCCCTGCTGGGGGTGCTCCGGGAGAATCTCAGCAGCATGGGAATCAGCAAGGGCGTGAGGAGGAGAGGGCAGTGCCTGGAGACATCTAGTCTGGCCTCTGCTGAactcctggggtggggagcggaaTCTCCCTGAAGAATCACTGTCATGGGGCCGGTGGCCCTCCACAAGGAATCAAGCCCTCACTGGCCCCATGACGGCCCTATGAACTCCGCCTGGGAGCCTGGGGTACCGTGGGCGGGGGCTTATTGCCGTTTGGTAGTGGAGCATCTGaaccctataagaaggctgcaggAGCAGTCCAGATGGGGCTCCCCAGGTacggagagggagggagaggggccaggGAAGGGCTGCGAGAGAGGAGAGGTAATGAAAAGGTAGATCCCAGGGAGGGAGCGGGTAATTTGAAAGCACCTGAGAAAGAGAGAACTAAAAGACTAGGGAAGGCGCAGGGGAATGGAGAGACAGATCTGGAGGAGGGACTGGTAACCTCAGTTTGGATGGAGAGGAATGGGTGGGCCTGGAAGGCCGGGGACTCGTGACTGCTTTTGGGAAGAGAAGAACGAACTGGAGACTAAGACTGTTTCCGGAAGCTGGGTTGACCTGTGTTAGTTTTCATTCCCAAGGCGTTGCTGACGAGGCCAAGCGCTTGTGTTCCGCTGGGCggaagacagggccggctccaggcaccagcctggcaagcaggtgcttggggcagccgctccggagaggggcggcacgtccagctattcggcggcaattcggcggacggtccctcaatcccgctcggagcgaaggacctcccaccgaattgccgccgcagatagcgatcgcggctttttattttattttattttttggctgcttggggcggccaaaaccctggagccggccctggcggaaGGGAACTGGAGCAGCTCACGGCTGTGAGTGCCAACTTCCAGACAGACCGGCAAGAAGCAGGGCAGTGACCCCAACCTGGTGATATGTTCTagcattagatttcaccaacccagtcaCAAGTGTGAACTGCTCAAGCACTATGCCCAtctcaccatggagtcacagacagccaCGCTGGGCACTCCACTCTATCtcgccacccaggcaagctggattgTGATAGCtggttgctatacaccaaagatcacaaaatattcaggttacgcccagtcccaagagaccagtcacttaccccaggtcaatttgcaccttagatctcacaccaaagacagcaCTTGTCGCCAATCCTATAGCAAGCTAACGAAGGATTTATTAACTACGAAAAGAAATGAATTCCAAGGTTAAAGTAGGTAAGCAtagatacacaaatgagttacagtccatggttttaaaaggtgacagagttgttgTAATTGTCAGCTCTGAATGCCTTTTAGGGCTAACCCCGGtagaccctggggatctctgcttctctTTCGTAGCTCCAGTCCAGTGAGAGACCAAACAGATGAAACCTATTTTTagttccttcttccagaattcaagctgatgggacaagcCCTTTTCCATGtagcctcttcatgggtgtgaagGGGCGATTGACACAGTCATTGTATtgtgatgtttcacaatggcccaTTGAGTTCTGAGAGCCCTTCTTGTTGGGCGGGAGATGGTTCCTCCTGACAGAGTCAcggcaaatttttttttacagttagaAAGCAAAGATGTAAATGTTACTTTATAGCACGTGATAAAGctattacaagtaagattaatgtaGGCAGCAGCTCATAAGCATTTCATAACGTCTAAACACACTGTTATAAATCCAATACCCGTCTTAGCCAGACTAACACCCAGGTGAAACAGACGCTTTTCCCGCAATGAATTAGCCAGTGTCACACAGGCCCAAACCCAGAGTGCAATCTTGGACAATCACATGTCACGTTTCCAACTTTGGTGATTTTAGCAGGAATCGTATGGTGCTGgatgttttacttaaagccccagcatCTGGAGTCACGTGAATAGGGGAGAATCTCAGCtgtctgtaaaaaaataaatgtctagctctcatggctgcagagaaaaaccTGAGTGTGTGAGCTACGGGCTCAAAAGTCAGAAGGCAAAGAAAGCAACGCAAAGTGTAGCTCTTcaaatctcaggatttttaagACAAGCCGGTGATTTTTTGGGCCTGTCTCGTGATTTTCTAATGTTTCTGGCTGGCGGCACCATTCACCTCATGACAAGAACCTCTTCCATCTCCTAAAAGGCAGGATTTCTAGTCTTCCCCGGAGAGGCACAGACATAGATGGAGATGACTTACCAGGTCGTAGCTCTCCCCTGTGCAGGAGCTGGGACAGGAGTGATCCTGAAATGAGTTCTCCAGTCTGGTTTTAAGTGACTCAAGCAACGTGCCTTCCACCATGTCTCTAAGTGCATGGATCTCTCTCTTGCTTGCAGATGAGGGTCTCCAGCCCGGGGAGAGAAGAGGTGGGATTGTCCCTAGCCGGCTTTTCTGATGCACTCGTCCCTTTGAGATTGGCTGGAAATGATCCCCCACAGGGAGCAACCGGAAAAAAACCTAGCTGCCAGGTGCCCGTAGCATGATGCCACCTCCCCAGTGTAGCAGTGAGGGGCATCGTAATGAATGCCCAGAAGGGCCCACCTCTGCAGCAAGTGCCCAGCGAGCTTGCAAGCTGATTAGCTCTGCCCTTCGGCCTCCTTGTGCGTGTGTCCCACAGAAGGGCAGGGAGCTGTACGCGGTGGTGAGctggaaccggttgttaaatttagaagctggtttAGAACCTGTTGTTAAaggtgttggtgtcactaggcctcaccctaggtaactcgggagggtggaaggccactagtgtcaatga
The sequence above is a segment of the Trachemys scripta elegans isolate TJP31775 chromosome 11, CAS_Tse_1.0, whole genome shotgun sequence genome. Coding sequences within it:
- the GPBAR1 gene encoding G-protein coupled bile acid receptor 1 is translated as MNASGDAESIRRCIIWLSGPLSLVIILANLFIILGILCNRKLPRAASWFFLSLLFADLLAGVALPFIPRMQFEISRGYHSCFFVHVTPNYFFLAFLANLLAVHYEKYLCIRYPLHYHHFWVHRWVPLCLLLTWALPLLFACLPVLGWNQWGPNSNCSYKQIFPPAYLYLEIYGFLIPSILALAFMSTQMLRVARHQLQEIKKVLRSVHQGQGPSELEQQLELRHAKCIASLFLIFLVCWVPYVAGLHVSVLAIQNHISIDKNTLLILTCVGSGSAAVVPIILGLSNRQYTQFWRDMAAKGYAGCRARCCERGEAGRHQDGTSQSRAPCPPAEGLASAPS